One Branchiostoma lanceolatum isolate klBraLanc5 chromosome 18, klBraLanc5.hap2, whole genome shotgun sequence DNA window includes the following coding sequences:
- the LOC136424668 gene encoding ATP-binding cassette sub-family C member 9-like codes for MDDHLLQSLICNFTSKNSASPDHPTCLPEMLSCVSHVYVTLVAMVTGITYCCREKSTHVAPWSHYSGHTLRWLLSLLLLLSYMCAIGAGAISASDSERPWPYLYVPSILGLVATFLTISLYNAWETGNCRVPLLSLLVYWAGVGGLQGWKVWRMVHAGYAKDLYVRFYVTIVVAAAYVLLLVIELYLLLSKRYCCGSCCAVPPSLPPSDLQDREMTFYQPFVNPVSMVTYWWLNGFLSLGYKRPLEMSDLGKLPKEHHAAVNHKLLGQAFNEHMTKWTSAHPARSLWASFVTVYGWRFFLGCLFQFVGSLLAFVGPFCIDRVVQYVELSHQPQSNTTIPQGVSLVTFDTFARNGFVLTVVLLVALVTKACCLHMANYIVMREGISAKTGLQAMVYEKTLRLSSAALTGVTMTTGEVINHLSIDAGNIMDFFLYIFYLWSAPITLVVAMVMLYLSLGEAALAGAGLMILLAPVQWYLAMKMGRLQKETLEQTDQRIKKSNEMLQAMKLIKLYAWEDIFSDMIKGARKKELGVLLKGFLYGVCVLFITRGTPILTTLLTFGLYTLIADEPLTAGKAFSSLALFNILEVPLMVLPMVTRVTVNAVVSNRRLGKFFVAPEVDGTDQELRGESLPTSSEMDLVNAFHPSEDQRSPLVINASQLGSETFELNDNTAIQVEDGSFAWDLESKQPILTDLYISIPQGKLTFIVGSVGSGKSSLLNALLGEMTTITGSVRFSSAHNCVAFAAQKPWLLNASLKDNILFGSPMDRGRYSAVISACALQPDLDILPAGEETEIGEKGINLSGGQKQRVSVARALYSTADIVILDDPLSALDVHVGTQLFEEGIVGLLAAEGRTVILVTHKLQLLPEADLILVMKDGQVAIQGTLEEISQASPHLFEQWKEEWDEQEEEEEEEDVKNDEKKDKKEEDEKERKDGKLMTQEEREKGIVEVKVYLTYAYAGGIVLVIVAMLAQVALRGFAVARDFWLSDWSSAASGHNGSQLETSYTSMFVGIEHPGVTDVEYYLIGYAILSGGVILTTLIGALLFLFVSYRAAKNLHRAMLDNIVRAPMRFFDTTPLGRIINRFSSDTQTIDQKLQTSILTVVSTTLQCLAAVVVNAIVTPWFLIPALPVIGFYFFMQNYFRASSRELQRLENISKSPVLASFTEVLGGLSTVRSYKEQGRFSQQFQQNLDSTAKTFMWLNTANRWLGVRLDLIGSVIVFAAALSSLLAAVLGHLAPGLVGLSLTYALSVSGYLTWLVRSLANVEMKMNSLERVKHYTEVQTEPQEGTTVTPVDLPANWPSRGEVRVSELSTRYAADLEPVLMNVSVLFKGGEKVGICGRTGSGKSSLTLSLFRMIDNFAGKIYIDDVDISKIGLQALRSKLSIIPQDPVLFAGTIRFNLDPMDSRSDQELWDALAAAQLKGVVSDLPEGLDSVVSEGGENFSVGQRQLFCLARAFLRKTKILIMDEATASLDLETDSVLQTAVTTAFADRTVITIAHRLSTILDYDHILVLKDGRVVENGPPQELLCDTNSLFSALVRGS; via the exons ATGGATGACCATCTCTTGCAGAGTCTTATTTGCAACTTTACATCAAAGAACAGCGCTAGCCCAGACCACCCAACATGTCTTCCCGAGATGTTGAGCTGTGTATCGCATGTGTACGTCACCCTGGTTGCTATGGTTACTGGCATAACGTACTGCTGTCGGGAAAAGTCGACCCACGTGGCACCGTGGTCGCATTACTCAGGTCATACGCTCCGCTGGCTGCTCTCTCTACTGCTGCTACTGAGTTACATGTGCGCCATCGGCGCGGGAGCGATATCGGCAAGCGACTCGGAACGTCCATGGCCGTACTTGTACGTGCCGTCTATCCTCGGATTGGTTGCGACGTTCCTGACGATCAGTCTGTACAACGCGTGGGAGACGGGAAACTGTCGTGTTCCGCTGCTGTCGCTGCTCGTGTACTGGGCGGGGGTCGGCGGGCTGCAGGGGTGGAAGGTGTGGAGAATGGTGCATGCTGGGTACGCGAAAGACTTGTATGTTAGGTTCTACGTGACTATTGTCGTCGCTGCTGCATATGTGCTACTGCTGGTGATAGAACTTTACCTGCTGCTATCAAAG AGGTACTGCTGTGGATCGTGTTGtgcagtgcccccctccctcccaccATCTGACCTTCAGGACAGAGAGATGACCTTCTACCAGCCGTTCGTCAATCCCGTATCCATGGTAACTTACTGGTGGCTGAACGGTTTCCTCAGTCTCGGATACAAGCGGCCTTTAGAGATGAGTGACCTTGGAAAGTTGCCCAAG GAGCATCATGCTGCAGTGAACCATAAACTACTTGGACAAGCATTTAACGAACACATG ACCAAATGGACCAGTGCCCATCCTGCCAGGAGTCTGTGGGCGTCTTTCGTGACGGTGTACGGGTGGAGGTTCTTCCTCGGCTGCCTGTTCCAGTTCGTCGGCTCGTTGCTTGCTTTTGTCGGACCCTTCTGTATCGACCGCGTCGTGCAATACGTAGAACTGTCCCACCAACCGCAGAGCAATACAACCATTCCTCAG GGGGTGAGcttggtgacctttgacaccttCGCGCGGAACGGCTTTGTCCTTACAGTTGTTCTGCTGGTTGCCCTGGTAACCAAGGCCTGCTGTTTACACATGGCCAACTACATAGTGATGAGGGAGGGCATCAGTGCAAAAACTGGCTTACAG GCCATGGTGTATGAGAAGACGTTGCGCCTGTCCTCGGCCGCCCTGACAGGAGTTACCATGACGACGGGTGAAGTCATCAACCACCTGTCTATCGACGCCGGGAACATCATGGACTTTTTCCTCTACATCTTCTACCTGTGGTCCGCACCAATCACG CtggtggttgccatggtgatgttgTACCTGTCGCTAGGGGAGGCGGCCCTGGCCGGGGCGGGCCTGATGATCCTGCTGGCTCCAGTCCAGTGGTACCTGGCTATGAAGATGGGCCGCCTGCAGAAAGAGACTCTG GAACAAACTGACCAGCGAATTAAGAAGTCCAATGAGATGCTACAG GCTATGAAGCTGATCAAACTGTACGCATGGGAAGATATCTTCTCCGATATGATCAAAGGAGCCAGGAAAAAGGAGCTCGGAGTGCTCCTAAAGGGATTCCTGTATGGTGTCTGTGTCT TGTTCATCACCAGAGGAACACCAATACTTACAACACTACTG ACATTCGGTCTGTACACACTGATCGCCGATGAACCGTTGACTGCTGGGAAGGCCTTCTCCTCCCTTGCCCTGTTCAACATTCTGGAAGTTCCACTGATGGTACTTCCAATGGTGACCAG GGTTACAGTGAATGCCGTAGTTAGCAACAGGAGGCTGGGAAAGTTCTTTGTTGCTCCTGAAGTGGATGGTACTGATCAGGAACTGAGGGGAGAATCACTGCCTACCAGTAGTGAG ATGGATTTGGTGAATGCATTTCACCCATCAGAAGACCAGAGGAGCCCTCTTGTCATCAACGCCAGTCAGTTGGGATCAGAGACTTTCGAACTTAACGACAACACTGCCATTCAG GTTGAAGATGGGTCGTTTGCCTGGGATCTGGAGTCCAAACAACCCATCTTGACTGACCTCTACATCAGCATCCCTCAAG gTAAATTGACGTTCATCGTCGGATCAGTTGGAAGTGGGAAGTCGTCACTCCTGAATGCACTACTGGGGGAGATGACGACAATAACAGGATCAGTCAGATTTTCTAG CGCTCATAACTGTGTAGCCTTTGCTGCCCAGAAGCCTTGGTTACTGAATGCCTCCCTGAAGGACAACATTCTGTTTGGGTCACCGATGGACAGGGGGAG ATATTCAGCTGTAATCTCAGCCTGTGCTCTTCAACCTGACCTGGACATACTACCTGCAGGGGAGGAAACAGAAATTGGAGAAAAG GGTATCAACCTGAGTGGTGGGCAGAAGCAGAGAGTGAGTGTGGCCAGGGCTTTATACTCCACAGCTGACATTGTCATACTG GACGATCCTCTGTCAGCGCTGGATGTCCACGTGGGGACCCAGCTGTTTGAGGAGGGCATTGTGGGATTGCTGGCGGCGGAGGGGAGAACTGTGATCCTCGTCACTCACAAGCTGCAGCTGCTTCCAGAGGCAGACCTG ATCCTTGTGATGAAGGACGGCCAGGTGGCCATCCAGGGAACCCTGGAGGAGATATCTCAGGCCAGTCCTCATCTGTTCGAACAATGGAAGGAAGAATGGGACGagcaagaggaggaggaggaagaggaggatgtAAAAAACGAtgaaaagaaagacaagaagGAGGAGGATGAAAAAG aaaggAAGGATGGAAAACTGATGACCCAGGAAGAGCGGGAAAAGGGCATAGTGGAGGTCAAGGTGTACCTGACCTACGCGTACGCTGGCGGGATTGTACTTGTCATCGTGGCTATGCTGGCCCAGGTGGCCTTGAGGGGTTTTGCTGTTGCAAGGGACTTCTGGCTATCTGATTGGTCCTCAGCAGCCAGCGGTCATAATGGCAGCCAATTAGAGACCAGTTATACTTCTATG ttTGTCGGGATCGAACACCCCGGTGTCACAGATGTAGAATACTACCTGATTGGCTACGCCATTCTGTCGGGCGGCGTTATTCTGACGACGCTGATTGGTGCGCTGCTGTTCCTCTTTGTTAGTTATCGTGCTGCGAAGAACCTCCACCGCGCCATGCTGGACAACATCGTCAGAGCACCGATGAG GTTTTTTGATACAACTCCACTTGGCCGGATCATTAACAGATTTTCATCTGACACACAGACTATTGATCAG AAACTTCAGACCAGTATCCTGACTGTAGTGTCCACCACCCTGCAGTGTCTGGCCGCCGTTGTCGTGAACGCCATAGTCACTCCGTGGTTCCTCATACCGGCCCTCCCCGTCATCGGCTTCTACTTCTTCATGCAGAATTACTTCCGAGCCTCGTCTAG GGAGCTGCAAAGACTGGAGAACATCAGTAAGTCGCCAGTTTTGGCCAGCTTTACTGAAGTACTGGGCGGACTGTCCACTGTGCGGTCGTACAAGGAGCAGGGACGCTTCTCTCAACAGTTCCAGCAGAACTTGGACTCTACTGCCAAGACATTCATGTGGCTCAACACAGCTAACAGATGGCTGGGGGTCAGGCTG GACCTGATCGGCAGTGTGATAGTGTTTGCTGCCGCTCTGAGCTCCCTCCTGGCTGCAGTGTTGGGTCACCTGGCACCCGGTCTGGTCGGACTCTCTCTGACTTATGCACTCAGT GTATCTGGATATTTGACCTGGCTTGTCCGTAGTCTGGCAAACGTTGAGATGAAGATGAATTCTCTAGAGAGGGTGAAACATTACACAGAGGTGCAGACAGAACCACAGGAGGGCACTACTG ttactccAGTGGACCTTCCTGCAAACTGGCCGTCCAGAGGTGAGGTCCGAGTGTCGGAGCTGTCCACCCGGTACGCCGCAGACCTGGAGCCTGTTCTGATGAACGTGTCTGTGTTGTTCAAGGGAGGAGAAAAG GTTGGGATCTGCGGCCGTACCGGGAGTGGGAAGTCTTCCCTCACCCTGTCCCTCTTCAGGATGATTGACAACTTCGCAGGCAAGATTTACATCGACGACGTCGACATCAGCAAGATCGGTCTCCAGGCGCTGAGGTCCAAACTGTCCATCATTCCACAGGACCCAGTCTTGTTTGCTGGGACTATAAG GTTCAACCTTGACCCCATGGACTCAAGGTCAGACCAGGAATTGTGGGATGCCCTTGCGGCTGCCCAGCTGAAGGGGGTTGTGTCGGACTTACCGGAGGGGCTGGACAGCGTGGTGTCTGAGGGGGGCGAGAACTTCAGCGTTGGGCAGAGACAG TTGTTCTGCTTGGCTCGTGCGTTCCTGAGGAAGACGAAGATCCTCATCATGGACGAGGCGACAGCATCGCTGGATCTGGAGACAGACAGCGTCCTGCAGACTGCTGTGACGACCGCTTTTGCCGATAGGACAGTCATCACAATAGCG catCGTTTGTCGACAATCTTGGATTACGACCACATCCTGGTGTTGAAGGACGGAAGGGTCGTGGAGAACGGGCCTCCACAGGAACTTCTGTGTGATACCAACAGTCTCTTCTCAGCACTTGTCAGGGGAAGCTGA